A single region of the Coregonus clupeaformis isolate EN_2021a unplaced genomic scaffold, ASM2061545v1 scaf0007, whole genome shotgun sequence genome encodes:
- the LOC121538972 gene encoding CAAX prenyl protease 1 homolog — protein sequence METILDLPIENKIFYAVLLFSWTVYLWEAYLAYRQRRIYRLTMHVPQELGKIMDTETFEKSRLYQLDKSNFSFWSGLYSETEGTLILLFGGIPFLWEVAGTVIASFGLGPEYEIFQSLSFLMLATLFSAFTGLPWSIYNTFVIEEKHGFNQQTLGFFLKDAVKKFIVTQCILLPVTSLLLYIIKIGGDFFFIYAWLFTLGVSLVLVTIYADYIAPLFDKFTPLPEGELKEEIESMSKSISFPLTKVYVVEGSKRSSHSNAYFYGFFKNKRIVLFDTLLEDYSPLNKDGEPETDTPTEDKSKLKNKKQGCNNPEVLAVLGHELGHWKLGHTVKNIVISQINSFLCFFLFAVLIGRKELFMAFGFYNIQPTLIGLMIIFQFIFSPYNEVLSFCLTVLSRRFEFQADSFARGMGRASELYSALIKLNKDNLGFPVADWLFSMWHYSHPPLLERLRALGGTKQD from the exons ATGGAAACAATACTTGACCTTCCAATCGAAAATAAGATATTTTATGCTGTTCTGTTGTTCTCTTGGACGGTGTATCTATGGGAGGCCTACCTTGCCTACAGACAG CGGAGGATATACAGGTTGACCATGCACGTACCACAAGAGTTGGGAAAGATCATGGACACAGAAACCTTTGAGAAGTCACGTCTTTATCAGCTGGACAAGAGCAACTTCAGTTTCTGGTCTGGACTGTATTCAGAAACTGAGGGGACG CTGATCCTGCTATTTGGCGGAATCCCTTTCCTTTGGGAAGTTGCAGGGACAGTGATTGCTAGTTTTGGATTGGGTCCAGAGTATGAG ATCTTTCAGTCTCTTTCATTTCTGATGCTAGCAACCCTGTTCAGTGCATTCACTGGCCTTCCCTGGAGTATCTACAACACCTTTGTCATTGAGGAGAAGCACGGCTTCAACCAGCAG ACACTGGGGTTCTTCCTGAAGGATGCTGTAAAGAAGTTTATTGTGACCCAGTGTATCTTGTTGCCAGTGACCTCACTGCTCCTCTACATCATCAAGATTGGTGGAGACTTCTTCTTCATCTACGCCTGGCTCTTCACACTGGGGGTCTCGCTT GTTCTGGTGACCATCTATGCGGACTACATTGCGCCCCTATTTGACAAATTCACCCCTTTGCCAGAGGGTGAGCTGAAGGAAGAGATTGAAAGCATGTCGAAGTCTATCAGTTTCCCTCTCACTAAGGTCTATGTTGTAGAAG GTTCCAAGCGTTCCTCTCACAGTAACGCTTACTTCTATGGGTTCTTCAAGAACAAGCGCATAGTATTGTTCGACACCCTGCTGGAGGACTACTCCCCCCTCAACAAGGACGGAGAGCCAGAGACTGACACACCAACCGAGGACAAATCCAAGCTCAAG AACAAGAAGCAAGGCTGCAACAATCCAGAGGTCTTGGCGGTGTTGGGCCACGAGCTGGGCCATTGGAAGTTGGGCCACACCGTGAAAAACATTGTCATCAGTCAG ATTAACTCCTTCCTGTGCTTCTTCCTCTTTGCTGTACTAATTGGACGGAAGGAGCTGTTCATGGCCTTTGGTTTCTATAACATCCAGCCCACTTTGATTGGGTTGATGATCATATTCCAGTTCATCTTCTCCCCATACAATGAG GTCctgtccttctgtctgactgtcctGAGCCGCAGGTTTGAGTTCCAGGCGGACTCCTTTGCGCGGGGCATGGGTCGAGCCTCAGAGCTCTACTCCGCCCTCATCAAGCTCAACAAAGACAACCTGGGCTTCCCCGTGGCCGACTGGCTCTTCTCCATGTGGCACTACTCCCACCCTCCCCTTCTGGAGCGCCTACGGGCCCTGGGAGGTACCAAGCAGGACTGA